CGCAAATACCTGAGTCGCGAGCGCAAGAAGGAGATCAAAGAACAGGTCCGCATCAAGCTGATGGCGCGAGCCATGCCGGTTCCCGCTGTCTTCGACGTGGTCTGGAACACGACGTCGCATACGATATACCTTGCGTCCACCAACAACAAGGTGCGCGAACTCTTCAACAATCATTTCACGGACACCTTCGAGCTCCATCTCGAGCCGGTGACGCCCTACTTCCAGGCGTTGCGGCTTCTGGGCGAAGAGGCGCAGCCGGCCAT
The DNA window shown above is from Oceanidesulfovibrio indonesiensis and carries:
- a CDS encoding recombination-associated protein RdgC, with the translated sequence GEYLAFALRLDTRRVSPAVFKKYTLLAMEEAEKQAKEEGRKYLSRERKKEIKEQVRIKLMARAMPVPAVFDVVWNTTSHTIYLASTNNKVRELFNNHFTDTFELHLEPVTPYFQALRLLGEEAQPAIDAVEPARFM